The Desulfovibrionales bacterium genome includes a window with the following:
- a CDS encoding type II toxin-antitoxin system RelE/ParE family toxin, with protein MIKSFRDRGTEDVFDRKNTREARRTCPQQIWRVAQRKLDQLNGVVSLESLKIPPGNFLEALKDDRNGQHSIRINDQFRVCFVWTDDGAENVEITDYH; from the coding sequence GTGATTAAATCATTCCGTGACAGGGGCACAGAGGATGTCTTTGACAGGAAAAATACCAGAGAGGCGCGCCGGACCTGTCCACAGCAAATCTGGCGAGTGGCACAGCGAAAACTCGATCAACTCAACGGTGTAGTTTCCCTGGAGTCATTGAAAATTCCACCGGGGAACTTTCTGGAAGCCCTTAAGGATGATCGGAACGGACAACACAGCATACGGATTAACGACCAGTTCCGTGTGTGTTTTGTGTGGACAGACGATGGCGCGGAGAACGTCGAAATAACCGATTACCACTGA
- a CDS encoding cupin domain-containing protein, protein MSEIRIKKPSKEELDTLGIDRWSPWSCEPSAFDWEYDAEETAYVFEGKVEVKTPSGTVEINKGDLVTFPKGLKCTWKVIKPIRKVYTFK, encoded by the coding sequence ATGTCTGAGATAAGAATCAAGAAACCATCTAAGGAAGAGCTGGATACGTTGGGTATAGACAGATGGAGTCCCTGGTCGTGCGAGCCGAGCGCCTTTGACTGGGAGTACGACGCTGAAGAGACGGCCTACGTATTTGAAGGCAAGGTAGAGGTAAAAACCCCGTCAGGCACGGTAGAAATCAACAAGGGCGACTTGGTCACCTTTCCCAAGGGGCTTAAATGCACATGGAAGGTGATCAAACCCATACGGAAGGTTTATACGTTTAAGTAA
- a CDS encoding HigA family addiction module antitoxin, giving the protein MVRIPKHGPPTHPGEMLLEEFLKPLNMTQSELAEKLGVSYPRVNELINGKRGITPDTALRLEKLFGMEAQFWLNLQLAWDLYHVTHSSIAKELKKIKRLPVLAHV; this is encoded by the coding sequence ATGGTTCGCATACCAAAACATGGCCCGCCGACGCATCCCGGCGAAATGCTGTTGGAGGAGTTTCTCAAACCCCTGAATATGACGCAGAGTGAGTTGGCGGAAAAGCTCGGTGTCTCATATCCTCGTGTTAATGAGCTGATTAATGGGAAGCGAGGGATAACCCCAGACACAGCGCTTCGTCTGGAGAAACTTTTTGGTATGGAGGCACAGTTTTGGCTTAATTTGCAGTTGGCATGGGATCTATATCATGTAACTCATTCATCAATTGCGAAGGAGCTAAAGAAGATAAAAAGATTACCTGTATTGGCTCACGTCTAA
- a CDS encoding efflux RND transporter periplasmic adaptor subunit: protein MANEDLSKLKIDKTAEVYRPQKKRKVFCWIAGVIVLALAIILFAKGVFTPAIEVEPANVTQIYPSQTFTLLNASGYVVAQRKAAVASKVTGRLVSLTVEEGNRVKKGEIIARLENDDVIAARSQAEANLNAVRYNLEQAKAELNDATVSFERYKNLIEEGFVSKADYDVSDARYRKAAAAVAGAEAAVKAGNAALQSANVAVEYTFIRAPFDAVVLTKNADIGDIITPIGAAADAKAAVVTIADMESLLVEVDVSESNLQMVTTGQPCEIQLDALPDSRFRGVVHMIVPTADRTKATILVKVRFVDKDSRVLPEMSAKAAFLSREIKDDEQKPRTALNPAAVTDRRGRASVFLIEENRAVETPVTLGEKLGDMVEVLGGVKAGDRVVLRPLDKVKNGSRIKIAEK, encoded by the coding sequence ATGGCAAATGAAGACCTGTCGAAATTGAAGATAGACAAGACTGCAGAAGTCTATAGGCCGCAGAAGAAGCGTAAGGTGTTCTGTTGGATAGCCGGGGTAATTGTTCTTGCGCTTGCGATTATCCTTTTTGCAAAAGGAGTTTTTACGCCCGCTATTGAGGTAGAGCCGGCAAATGTAACACAGATATATCCATCACAGACATTTACCCTTCTCAATGCCAGCGGGTATGTTGTAGCCCAGCGGAAGGCTGCCGTTGCTTCAAAGGTAACCGGACGTCTCGTATCGCTGACAGTAGAAGAAGGCAACAGAGTAAAAAAGGGAGAGATTATCGCCCGTCTTGAAAACGATGACGTTATCGCGGCACGCAGCCAGGCGGAAGCAAACCTGAACGCGGTACGATATAACCTTGAACAGGCAAAGGCGGAACTGAATGACGCCACGGTCTCTTTCGAACGATACAAGAATCTGATAGAGGAGGGGTTTGTTTCAAAGGCCGACTATGACGTTTCAGATGCACGGTACAGAAAGGCAGCCGCTGCGGTTGCAGGAGCTGAGGCAGCGGTCAAGGCAGGTAATGCGGCCCTTCAGAGCGCAAATGTCGCGGTCGAATATACTTTTATACGTGCCCCGTTTGATGCGGTGGTTTTGACAAAAAATGCGGATATCGGAGATATCATCACTCCCATAGGCGCTGCTGCCGATGCCAAGGCGGCTGTAGTAACCATTGCCGATATGGAGTCGCTCCTGGTGGAAGTCGATGTATCGGAATCGAACCTTCAGATGGTAACGACGGGGCAGCCGTGCGAGATACAGCTTGATGCCTTGCCTGATTCACGATTCCGCGGAGTCGTTCATATGATCGTACCCACAGCTGATCGCACGAAAGCGACGATATTGGTGAAAGTCCGTTTTGTTGATAAAGACAGCAGGGTATTGCCCGAGATGAGCGCCAAGGCGGCATTTCTTTCACGGGAAATAAAAGACGATGAACAAAAGCCGCGCACCGCTCTTAATCCCGCTGCCGTAACAGACCGGAGAGGCAGGGCATCGGTTTTTCTTATCGAAGAGAACAGGGCGGTTGAGACGCCGGTGACGTTGGGTGAAAAGCTCGGCGATATGGTGGAGGTTCTGGGCGGTGTGAAGGCAGGGGACAGGGTGGTGCTGAGACCGCTGGATAAGGTTAAAAACGGCTCGAGGATAAAAATCGCGGAAAAGTAA
- a CDS encoding type II toxin-antitoxin system RelE/ParE family toxin produces the protein MDKFQIVLSPPAIKDLDGFSDGVCGKIVRALEELRDNPFPRGKAIKKIKGTNSDYYRLRVDKYRVFYIIEGNRAIVLRIFNKKDVERFIRNLN, from the coding sequence GTGGATAAGTTTCAGATCGTCCTTTCACCTCCTGCGATTAAAGACCTTGACGGCTTCAGCGACGGTGTTTGCGGAAAGATTGTTCGAGCATTAGAGGAACTCAGGGACAACCCTTTTCCCAGAGGGAAAGCAATCAAAAAAATCAAAGGGACGAATTCAGATTATTACAGGCTCAGAGTGGACAAGTACCGGGTGTTCTATATAATCGAAGGCAATCGCGCTATAGTTTTGCGAATTTTCAACAAAAAAGATGTTGAACGGTTTATCAGGAATCTGAACTGA
- a CDS encoding type II toxin-antitoxin system Phd/YefM family antitoxin, which yields MKFANVRELKNKTSEILRNAEKEAVIITSNGKPRAIVTAISEEDFEDYLLEKSAGLQDMLAEAQAEYRSKGGVTLKAYLSKRGKKRG from the coding sequence ATGAAATTCGCTAATGTTAGGGAACTCAAGAACAAGACATCCGAGATATTGAGAAATGCCGAGAAAGAGGCCGTGATTATAACCTCAAACGGCAAGCCGCGGGCAATTGTCACTGCGATCTCGGAGGAGGACTTTGAAGACTATCTCCTCGAAAAGAGCGCCGGTCTTCAGGACATGCTCGCGGAGGCACAAGCAGAGTACCGGAGCAAGGGCGGCGTGACATTGAAAGCTTACCTGTCTAAAAGGGGAAAAAAGCGTGGATAA